The genomic interval AGGCATTTCTGACGACTAAGGCGGAGCAGATGTTCAAAGAAATTGTTGTCGTCAGTGAGGGAGAAAAGTCGGTTTCTTTTTCCGTTTCTGCCTTTTATAACTACCCTCGTTCTTTACAAAGACGTTTTATTCATCTAATATTAAATTATCTGTATGAAGATTATCCGAAGAAACTATCATACGTCCACGAGGAACAACTTTTTGCGATGATGAAAGAGAGTAGTGGGAACATAAAGCTCCATTTTCCGCAAAAGCTGAAGGTGGAACGTAATTATGAAACGATGCTATTTCACTTTCGGGATGAGCACGTATTAACGTACGATTTTTTGTTGGATGTGCCGGGGGAAGTAGAGCTTCCAAACGGATGGCGCGTTACTGCAAACTACACGAATTGCCCTGAAACAGAAGGCAAAAAAGTATATACTTGCTATAGGGCATCGGTCGCATTGCCTTTACATATACGAACACGCCAGGCTGGAGATCGGATGCGCTGGAACGGGTTGAATGGAAGTAAAAAAATAAAGGATATATTCATTGACGCTAAAGTTCCATTAAATGAAAGGGATACATGGCCGGTTGTAACTGATAATAATGGTAATGTATTATGGCTGGCCGGTTTAAAAAAGGGGTTGCCTCCAGAGCAAACGGAAGACGGTCCATTCATCCAACTAAGTTATGAGAGAAAACAATAGGAGGGGCATCATGCATAACGATATTGAAAAGGTTTTGATTACGGAAGAAGAAATTACCGCTAAATGTGCGGAATTGGGGGAGCAGCTGACAAAAGAATACGAAGGGAAATTTCCCTTGGCAATTGGTGTGCTTAAAGGTGCCCTGCCATTTATGTCCGATGTATTGCGGTATATCCATACATATCTTGAAATGGACTTTATGGATGTATCGAGTTATGACGGCCAAATGCGTTCATCCGGTGAAGTGAAAATTATTAAAGATCTGGATACGAAGGTAGAAGGCCGTGACTTGCTTATTATTGAGGATATCATTGACAGTGGTCTTACATTGAGTTATCTGGTGGATTTATTTAAGTATCGGAAGGCTAATTCCATAAAAATTGTCACACTGCTTGATAAACCCTCCAGGCGCACATCTTATATTAAAGCCGACTTGGCTGGGTTTAAGGTCCCCAATGAATTTGTTGTTGGGTACGGGCTCGACTATCAGGAGAGGTATCGTAACTTGCCTTATATAGGTGTTTTAAAACCGGAAATCTACGGTGGTAAATAAATGGTGATTCAACTGGACAACATTGCATAAAATCCTTATATAAATGGGAAAACAGGAATAATTAAATAAATGAAACATACAAGTGAAATTAGTTGTACCAATTCTTTTCCGTATGATAGTATTGGTTGTAGTTTTCCCGCTTTGGAGGAGGTAAGGAATGAACCGGATATTTCGTAATGTCATCTTTTACTTATTAATATTCTTAGTCGTCATTGGCGTCATAGGAGTATTTAAAGGACCGAATGAACAACGAGAACAATTTAACGTACAGGAATTCATGAATGCACTAAATAATGGTGAAATCGTTGAAATGACGATGCAGCCATCAAATGGAATCATGCGTATTACCGGTAATACCGGTGACAATGATGCGTTTATTGCGCAAGTTCCGGATAACCCGGAGATTATTGCAAATATTACAGAAACAGCCGCAGAGCAAAGCACGCTAAATGTGAATGAAGAGGAACAACCAAGTGGATGGGTAACCTTTTTAACAACGATTATTCCGTTTCTTATATTGGGTCTGTTTTTCTTCTTCATCCTTAGTCAGGCACAAGGCGGCGGTGGCGGCCGCGTCATGAACTTTGGCAAAAGCAAAGCCAAAATGGTAAGTGATGATAAGAAAAAAGTTCGCTTTAAGGATGTAGCCGGTGCGGACGAAGAGAAGCAAGAACTTGTTGAAGTTGTTGACTTTTTGAAAGATCCCCGCAAATTCTCAAGCGTTGGTGCCCGCATTCCGAAAGGGGTATTACTCGTAGGCCCTCCTGGAACGGGTAAAACATTGCTTGCGCGTGCAGTTGCAGGGGAAGCTGGAACACCTTTCTTTTCCATCAGTGGTTCAGACTTTGTGGAAATGTTTGTTGGTGTCGGTGCATCCCGTGTACGTGACTTGTTTGAAAACGCGAAGAAAAATGCACCATGTATCGTATTTATTGATGAAATTGACGCAGTTGGGCGTCAGCGCGGTGCTGGTCTTGGTGGTGGCCATGATGAGCGTGAGCAGACACTGAACCAGTTACTTGTTGAAATGGACGGCTTCGGTGTGAATGAAGGTATCATCATTATCGCTGCAACTAACCGTCCGGACATTCTTGACCCGGCCCTTTTAAGACCAGGACGTTTTGACCGTCAAATCACCGTTAACCGTCCTGACGTGAAAGGCCGTGAAGAAGTATTAGCGGTACATGCGAAAGAAAAACCGTTGGATGACACAGTTGAACTTAGGACAGTCGCGATGCGAACACCCGGATTCTCAGGTGCCGACTTGGAGAACTTGCTGAATGAAGCAGCACTTGTTGCAGCACGTTTCGATAAGGAAAAAATTGATATGGACGATATTGATGAGGCAATTGATCGGGTTATTGTTGGACCTGCCAAGAAAAGCAAGGTTATTTCGAAAAAAGAACGCGATATTGTTGCCCACCATGAAAGCGGACATACGATTATTGGCATGGTACTTGATAATGCCGATGAAGTCCATAAAGTAACGATTATCCCGCGCGGTCAGGCAGGCGGCTATGCCGTTATGCTACCGAAAGAAGATCGATCCTTCATAACGAAACCGGAGTTATTTGATAAAGTCACCGGCTTGTTAGGTGGACGTGTAGCTGAAGAAATCATGTTCGGTGAAGTAAGCACAGGAGCCCATAATGACTTTCAGCAGGCAACCAACATTGTACGCAAAATGATTACCGAATACGGTATGAGTGATAAGATTGGCCGTTGCAGTTTACAAGCGGTGGCGGGCAAGTGTTCCTTGGCCGTGATATCCAGAACGAACAGAATTACAGTGATACAATTGCCTATGAAATTGATCAAGAAATGCAAAGCTTTATTAATTACTGCTATGACCGTGCTAAATCCATTCTTACAGAGCATAAAGATAAGCTAGAACTGATGGCACAGACATTACTGGAAGTGGAAACACTGGACAAACGACAGATTAAATCATTGTTAAAAGATGGTGTTTTGCCGGAGCCTGTAAAGGACGACGAGAAAAACTCGGATGTCAAAGTAAATATCCATTCCAAAGATGATGATGAGCCGAAACCGGAATCTTATGAGGAAGCAAAAAAGAAAGAAGAAGATAAATTTCAAGAAAAGCATAATGACAATGATGAAAATGTTGACTCCTCATCTGAATCCGACGAGAAAAAAGAATAAACAACTAACAGCCTCTCATAATTATGGGAGGCTGTGTTATTTTTCAAAGGCCCCTCCCTCCCCCTAGGAAAGCCTGTTCATCGGCATGCTAAATTCATCACGTCCTGTGACAACGCCTGCACTAGCAGCTCCTGTGCGTCGAAATGCCGGATTCATTCAACTAACAACCAGTGATAGATAAAAATTGCAACTGATTGCAGCTTCACTTTATGATATAGTAAAAAGATAGAAAAAGGTTTGAACAACTTCTTAAAGGAAGGTTTGGTCATAAATGCTTTTTGTGCTTGATGCAGGAAATACAAACACAGTAATAGGTGTGTTTGATGGAGATACATTGATTCATGAATGGCGCATTAAAACCGATCGGCATAAAACAGAGGATGAGTTTGCGATGCTGATAAAATCATTGTTGGCGTATGAGCAGATCGCACTGTCGGATATTAGTGGGGTTGCCATATCATCTGTTGTACCACCTATCATGTTTGCATTGGAAAAAATGTGTGCAAAATACTTTAACTTAGAACCAATTATTATTGGAAAAGAAACAGCCCATACGCAGTTGAAAATGACCTATCCCAATCCGGAAGAAATCGGTGCTGACCGCATCGTTAATGCTGTAAGTG from Lentibacillus cibarius carries:
- the hpt gene encoding hypoxanthine phosphoribosyltransferase is translated as MHNDIEKVLITEEEITAKCAELGEQLTKEYEGKFPLAIGVLKGALPFMSDVLRYIHTYLEMDFMDVSSYDGQMRSSGEVKIIKDLDTKVEGRDLLIIEDIIDSGLTLSYLVDLFKYRKANSIKIVTLLDKPSRRTSYIKADLAGFKVPNEFVVGYGLDYQERYRNLPYIGVLKPEIYGGK
- the tilS gene encoding tRNA lysidine(34) synthetase TilS → MDSSVRAFIEKNQLLKKGSTVLVGVSGGPDSMALLHFLQRFSNVWNIRVIAATADHQLRGNESREDVAYVRRVCHAWGIELTEDTLDVTAYKEMENLGTQVASRHLRYAFFEKEMDRFQADYLALGHHGDDQAETMLMGLAHSANVTSLKGIPMQRAFAKGHIVRPLLCVTKEEIERYCQEWSIIPRRDPSNCENTYTRNYYRNLVLPLLKEKNSNLHRTIQHLSESIQDDEAFLTTKAEQMFKEIVVVSEGEKSVSFSVSAFYNYPRSLQRRFIHLILNYLYEDYPKKLSYVHEEQLFAMMKESSGNIKLHFPQKLKVERNYETMLFHFRDEHVLTYDFLLDVPGEVELPNGWRVTANYTNCPETEGKKVYTCYRASVALPLHIRTRQAGDRMRWNGLNGSKKIKDIFIDAKVPLNERDTWPVVTDNNGNVLWLAGLKKGLPPEQTEDGPFIQLSYERKQ